A single genomic interval of Pontibacter deserti harbors:
- a CDS encoding YidH family protein has product MMLPDPDKETIKKLKKKLKIQEKKNTEVRNQMAVQRTIFANERTLMAYLRTAITIIAGGIAAVKFSGNVYMETAGVALMFVGVILSAYSFYRYFQKQKLIKRQREDFTETSHHHAAIHEKEASRYGNVD; this is encoded by the coding sequence ATGATGCTACCCGATCCGGATAAAGAAACGATCAAAAAGCTAAAGAAAAAGCTGAAGATCCAAGAGAAAAAGAACACTGAGGTTCGGAACCAGATGGCTGTTCAGCGTACTATTTTTGCTAATGAACGAACATTAATGGCTTATCTTCGCACGGCTATCACTATTATTGCCGGTGGTATTGCGGCTGTTAAGTTCTCCGGTAACGTTTATATGGAAACTGCCGGGGTTGCGCTTATGTTTGTCGGAGTAATATTATCTGCCTATAGTTTCTACAGGTACTTTCAGAAACAGAAACTGATAAAAAGGCAGCGCGAAGATTTTACAGAGACCAGTCACCACCACGCCGCCATCCACGAAAAAGAAGCCTCCCGCTACGGCAACGTGGACTGA